In the genome of Leptotrichia sp. HSP-536, the window TCTGGTCCAAATACAACATATTTTGACTCTTTATTTAATTCCATCAAGTAATTATCAGAAATTTTTTCAAGTTCTGATAATCTTTTTGTTTCACTAAATACTTCTAGCCCTTTTGTCAGATATATTCCCAATTTTTCCTTCTTGAACTTATTCAAAATAGTATCTGTATTGTCATTTATTGACTCAACAATTTTATTTTTTGAAATTGTCCCACCTTCAAAAATAACACTTTCCAGAAATCTTGCATCACGATTTTGCTTTTTCACTCTAAATAAAGTTATCATATTTTGAAAATCAATCAGTCCTTCAACATAATCTGTAATAACTTTTACATCAATTTCTTTTGCCAGTCTTGATAAATTTTTAAAATAATGTTTATCTACGAGTATATCAATTCTTTGTGGATCATGATTTTCTTCAAAGTCCTTCTGCACTTCGTTAATCGCTTCCAAAATTTCCTGTGGCAAATCATGACTTTGCAATTCAAATTTTGTCTTAAATTTCCCAGCATCAATCGTCCCAGCCTGCATAAGCAAACTTGAAAAATCTTTTCCTGTTATTTTACTTTTTAATAACACCTTTAGATTATGATAATCATATTTAAGAGATAAAATATCAACAATTGCAGTGTTTTTAACCATACTTCTTACAATGGAAAAAACACGCTCTGTTTCTCTTTTCAGTATTGTTTCATAATCTTGACTGCCGTGAATATCAGCCATATCTTGAGAATATTCCGTTTCTCCCAATAATTTTAGCACTTCTTCGGGAGTTTCGGCTTCTATCATACGTTCCAGCCTATTTCTAGTCAAAAGCCTCTTTTCAAGTACTCTAATAGTTACGACACTTTGTCCGTAATCCATTCTATCCATTTTTTTCTCCCTTGTTTATAAATTCCAGTTAATTATAAAATTTATTTTATAAAAGAAAATATAAAACTTAAATTTCTATAAATTTTATTTACATTATTAAAAAAGAAGTTTGGAAATTTCAACTTCCAGTTCATCTCTCATAAAATCCAGTTTCACTTCAAAAGTGTAATTTTCCTGAATTCCATTTTCTTCAATGATAAATCCCGAAGTTACAAACTCATTTTCTTTCACTTTTGCACTTGGAAATTCTTTTTTTACTTTATTTAAAAATTCTTTTTTTACAATTAGTTCTTTTCCTGTTATAGATTTTTTATCAATATTTTGATTCAAATAATTAATATATTCCTTCTCATTCATATTAACAAGTTTTGTTTTTAATTTATTTATAACTTTGTCAATTACTATCTGTTTTGCCTTTAATTTTTCATTTCTAGCCTTTAAATTTGCACTTGACTTAATTCTATCTGAAAGCAGTTCACGTTCTCTTCTTGCATTTTCAACCAATGTTTGTTTTTTTGCAGCGACTTTTTTTATTTCCAAATCGTATTTTTGCTTTGCCTTTTCCTCAGCACTTTTTACAATTTTGTCTGCTTCCTCTTTAGCATCATTTAATATTTTTGATATTAAATTATTTAAATTAGACATATTCACTCCTTACCATATTTAAGGGGTATAAATAAATACCCCTTTTAAAATTAGAATCTTCCTAGTAGCATAATTGATACAACGAATGCCAATAATGCATAAGTTTCAACCATTACTGAGTAAATAATACCTTTTGTATTTTGTTCTTCATTTTTTGCAAGCAAGCTAATACCAGACGCAGCAACTCTTCCTTGTGCGATTGCCGAACCATAACCTGCAATTGCGATTGGCAAACAAGCCATTAAAATTCCTAATCCAGTTTGTAAAGTCATTTCAGGTTTTAATTTTCCTAACACCATAAGTCCGATAACGAATCCATATAATCCTTGTGTTCCTGGTAATAATTGCAATACTAACGATTTACCAAATTTTTCAGGTTCCTCACTCATAAGTCCAGTAGCTACTTCTCCAACGATACCTACACCTTTCGCAGACCCAATACCTGCTAATAATGTCGCTAATGCCGCACCTAATGTCGCCATTACGATTCCTCCATTTTGTACTAAAAACTGTGAAAAATTCATTTTGTTTCCTCCTAATTTTTTCTATTTTATTTGTTAAACATTTTTACTAAACTTATATTAGATGTGTTCGATAACCTAAGTTTTTTTATTTCCACAAGGGGGCAAGACCCCTTGCTTTAGAATATTTGCTTTATTAAATTCTAAATATACATATAGTTGTCGAACAGGTCTATTATAAAATTAATCATCAAGATTTATATATTTATTTTCTGTCCTAAAATCTTTAAATGGCTTTCCTCCACCTTCGTAGAATTTTCCAAAATATTCTACATACATAAGTCTTGAAGTATGAACATAGGCACCTAAGAAAGATAAGAACATATTAAATAAGTGTCCTGCTATCAGTATTACTGGAATAAATATCATTCCAACCCAGCTTCCGCTAATCATTCCAGCAATCATATTTATAGCCGAAGCAATAAATCCGCCAGAAAGTCCTAAAGCCATAAGCCTTGAATATGATACAAAATCTCCCACATAACTGGATATCCCATAAAGGCTGTAAAGTCCGCCACCTAATTTTGCACCTACTCCTTTAGCTTCACGTCCACCAGTAAGTACGATCCCAGCCATTCCAGCAATCATTACCCACATTGACACGTTTGCCACAACTTCTGATAAATTCATTAACTTAAATATTAGGAACAACATTCCGCCAATAAGTGCCATATACCAAAACAATACATCATAAACTGCTTCCAATGATTTACCATCTCTAATTAGCATATATGCTTTTATTGCCAATCCAACAAATATATGAACTACACCAAATAAAATTGAACCTATCAATAAGTCATTATATTGCGATGCTGGATCTACCAATCTCCACATTCCTGGAATTGTCGCTCCAAAATATGAACCATATAAAAGTCCCCAGAAAATAACAGAAAAACTTAAATAAAAGAAAAACTTGATAGATTTTCTCATTTGAGAACTTAAATTCACTACTTTTAAAACAAACATTGTTGCAAGCAGTAAAACAAGCCCATAACCTACATCTGCTCCCATCATTCCAAAAAATAAGATATAAAACGGTGTAAACAGGGGAGTTGGATCAATTTCATTATATCTTGGATATGCATACATTCCAGTCAAATTTTCAAATGTACTTGCAACTTTTCCATTTTTCAGCTTAATAGGCACTGTCGCATCATCCCTATCCGCATCTGTAGATGTCAAGTAATAATTATCTCCAGCCTCATCTTTTACCACTTTCTCAAATTCACTTACTTTTTCGGTTGGAATCCATCCCTTTATCAAAATAGTATTTTCAGTCTGTGCCAATTTTTCTGATTCAACGATTCTTAGCTTTTTATTTTGCATATACTCATAAACTGCCTGTAAATCAGTCAAATCTTCACTATAAGTTTTAATTTGGGCTTTTAGTCTTCGTTTTTCTTTCTTCAGCTCTGAAATTTCCTTTTGCAGTCCATTTTTGTAATCTTGTGGAACTGCATCAATATCAAGATTTTCCACTGTAAAACTGCTATTCCTAAAAACTTCAGCCAACTTTTCCTTT includes:
- a CDS encoding V-type ATP synthase subunit C, translated to MDRMDYGQSVVTIRVLEKRLLTRNRLERMIEAETPEEVLKLLGETEYSQDMADIHGSQDYETILKRETERVFSIVRSMVKNTAIVDILSLKYDYHNLKVLLKSKITGKDFSSLLMQAGTIDAGKFKTKFELQSHDLPQEILEAINEVQKDFEENHDPQRIDILVDKHYFKNLSRLAKEIDVKVITDYVEGLIDFQNMITLFRVKKQNRDARFLESVIFEGGTISKNKIVESINDNTDTILNKFKKEKLGIYLTKGLEVFSETKRLSELEKISDNYLMELNKESKYVVFGPEPLFTYLVAKEREINAIRMIMVSKINNISSDKIRERLRETYA
- a CDS encoding V-type ATP synthase subunit E produces the protein MSNLNNLISKILNDAKEEADKIVKSAEEKAKQKYDLEIKKVAAKKQTLVENARRERELLSDRIKSSANLKARNEKLKAKQIVIDKVINKLKTKLVNMNEKEYINYLNQNIDKKSITGKELIVKKEFLNKVKKEFPSAKVKENEFVTSGFIIEENGIQENYTFEVKLDFMRDELEVEISKLLF
- a CDS encoding V-type ATP synthase subunit K, translated to MNFSQFLVQNGGIVMATLGAALATLLAGIGSAKGVGIVGEVATGLMSEEPEKFGKSLVLQLLPGTQGLYGFVIGLMVLGKLKPEMTLQTGLGILMACLPIAIAGYGSAIAQGRVAASGISLLAKNEEQNTKGIIYSVMVETYALLAFVVSIMLLGRF
- a CDS encoding V-type ATP synthase subunit I, producing MAIVKMSKFDLVVFAEQRAKVLKKLQKFKEVNFVDIELHDENGELSKDAVEGVTKYANNEELTHIDERLYQLSNAISLIKKYDERKTRLRDVIYGNENYTFDELAKKVLTYDWKKVSSELNKIGTQYSQIKSEISKKYTRYDEIDLWERLDVNPKELKNLKKVNTFLGTVPIKLKGTFIDGISKLDKTYYEELKIVKDEVYYLVISSIDESEKEKLAEVFRNSSFTVENLDIDAVPQDYKNGLQKEISELKKEKRRLKAQIKTYSEDLTDLQAVYEYMQNKKLRIVESEKLAQTENTILIKGWIPTEKVSEFEKVVKDEAGDNYYLTSTDADRDDATVPIKLKNGKVASTFENLTGMYAYPRYNEIDPTPLFTPFYILFFGMMGADVGYGLVLLLATMFVLKVVNLSSQMRKSIKFFFYLSFSVIFWGLLYGSYFGATIPGMWRLVDPASQYNDLLIGSILFGVVHIFVGLAIKAYMLIRDGKSLEAVYDVLFWYMALIGGMLFLIFKLMNLSEVVANVSMWVMIAGMAGIVLTGGREAKGVGAKLGGGLYSLYGISSYVGDFVSYSRLMALGLSGGFIASAINMIAGMISGSWVGMIFIPVILIAGHLFNMFLSFLGAYVHTSRLMYVEYFGKFYEGGGKPFKDFRTENKYINLDD